A region of Candidatus Woesearchaeota archaeon DNA encodes the following proteins:
- a CDS encoding C39 family peptidase, which produces MRKILKNAGSENYYKQTNNPTEQQDKKKKISWLQSCGPTAVVNIIASIGKPVEIVTQGAYKPQPEEILNDYFHDPINYSKLNKIRPSTPAEEWQGNQIPQFYPIAIKDVFNIESHFSWGIAYSDIINSINKGKGLVVCLKSPGHFIAIVGYDSDNDTVIYNDPWPEDYWPKSLEGTKPYLREVPWDNLDINLQPYKITIG; this is translated from the coding sequence ATGAGAAAAATTCTAAAAAATGCAGGGAGTGAAAACTATTATAAACAGACTAATAATCCAACTGAACAGCAAGATAAGAAAAAAAAGATATCTTGGCTACAATCCTGTGGTCCTACTGCTGTAGTTAATATTATTGCTTCCATAGGTAAACCTGTAGAGATAGTCACTCAGGGAGCCTATAAGCCACAACCAGAGGAGATCCTAAACGATTACTTCCATGACCCTATAAATTATAGCAAACTAAATAAGATTCGTCCATCTACCCCTGCTGAGGAATGGCAAGGAAATCAAATACCACAATTTTATCCTATAGCAATTAAAGATGTATTCAATATAGAATCACATTTTTCATGGGGTATAGCTTATAGTGACATTATTAACAGTATAAATAAGGGTAAAGGATTGGTAGTTTGTTTAAAATCTCCAGGTCATTTTATTGCTATTGTAGGATATGATAGTGATAATGATACAGTAATTTATAATGATCCATGGCCTGAAGACTACTGGCCTAAATCGCTTGAAGGAACTAAGCCCTATCTTAGAGAAGTTCCGTGGGATAATCTAGACATTAATTTACAACCATATAAAATAACTATTGGATAG